One Drechmeria coniospora strain ARSEF 6962 chromosome 01, whole genome shotgun sequence genomic region harbors:
- a CDS encoding nitroreductase family protein, whose protein sequence is MTATKLTADVLFQMAKTRRTIYKLNKDANISASRIRELVEKATLHTPSSFNAQSNRAVVLLGAEHDKLWELTTNTLKAIVPEEKWQSTADRMAMFKGAAGTIMFFNDENVVHDMQAKFPSYADRFPIWANQSNAMQQWMLWTALELEGLGANLQHYNPLIDEEVAKIWDLPAGWKLNAQLVFGGKSAEAGEKQFKPLDDRVKFFGA, encoded by the coding sequence ATGACTGCCACAAAACTCACGGCCGACGTGCTCTTCCAGATGGCGAAGACGCGCCGAACCATCTACAAGCTGAACAAGGATGCCAACATCAGCGCGAGTCGCATCCGCGAGCTCGTTGAAAAGGCCACTCTTCACACACCGTCGTCCTTCAATGCCCAGTCCAatcgcgccgtcgtccttcTCGGGGCCGAGCACGACAAGCTATGGGAGCTGACGACGAATACCCTCAAGGCCATTGTCCCTGAGGAAAAATGGCAATCCACCGCCGACCGGATGGCCATGTTTAAGGGCGCGGCCGGCACGATCATGTTCTTCAACGACGAGAATGTTGTCCATGACATGCAAGCCAAGTTTCCCTCGTACGCCGATCGATTTCCCATCTGGGCCAACCAGAGCAACGCCATGCAGCAATGGATGCTCTGGAccgcgctcgagctcgaggggcTCGGCGCCAACCTCCAACATTACAACCCCCTCATCGACGAAGAGGTTGCCAAGATCTGGGACTTGCCTGCCGGCTGGAAGCTCAATGCCCAGCTGGTCTTTGGCGGCAAGTCAGCCGAAGCTGGCGAGAAGCAATTCAAACCCCTCGATGATCGCGTCAAGTTCTTTGGCGCTTGA
- a CDS encoding phosphatidylserine decarboxylase proenzyme 1 produces the protein MAATLGVGSDLMLSGIRLRGRSSHYLGHYPPYFTSYARCPRRMPIAARNFSSNAGKRPRFSRRLGEALRNTKVHWYHIPIGLGIGFIGSVQLYKTAAREHEKRKVQGDEDVAGWQTPRPRVRPDGPWQVQVMSYLPLKVMSRLWGRFNELNIPYYLRVPGFRLYSFIFGVNLDEVSEPDLHIYPNLASFFYRTLKPGVRPLDPDPNILLSPSDGKVLQFGRIEGGDIEQVKGMTYSIDALLGKSRPTSSVRHHSSDERRDRGHESQPHSHASEIVEQEEEFARVNGISYTLPDLLTGPNKDDVQQAAIDESTEVSQRAISEVRADLALGEKAWYHVLSENKSTSLYYAVVYLAPGDYHRFHSPTNWVVERRRHFAGELFSVSPYLQRTLPALFTLNERVVLLGRWRYGFFSYIPVGATNVGSIKVNFDRELRTNSLTTDTMADHAADEAAKRGEPYHGFVEATYEGASAILKGHALRRGDEMGGFQLGSTVVLVFEAPPEIGEEGKAKTAWEWCVEKGQKIKMGEALGRIIHK, from the exons ATGGCGGCCACTCTCGGGGTCGGCTCGGATCTCATGCTCTCGGGCATTCGCCTTCGTGGTCGATCCTCCCACTACCTCGGCCACTACCCCCCGTACTTCACCTCCTACGCACGATGCCCTCGGCGAATGCCAATCGCGGCACGCAACTTTTCCTCCAACGCAGGCAAGAGGCCGCGCTTCTCCCGGCGGCTCGGAGAGGCGCTGCGCAACACCAAGGTCCATTGGTATCACATTcccatcggcctcggcattgGCTTCATTGGCTCTGTGCAGCTCTACAAGACAGCGGCAAGGGAGCACGAGAAGCGAAAGGTGCAGGGTGACGAGGATGTTGCCGGATGGCAGACGCCGCGGCCCAGGGTGCGGCCAGATGGGCCATGGCAAGTTCAGGTCATGTCGTATCTGCCGCTCAAGGTCATGTCACGGCTATGGGGCCGTTTCAACGAACTGAACATTCCCTACTACCTCCGGGTACCTGGGTTCCGCCTCTACTCCTTCATCTTTGGCGTCAA cctcgacgaggtctcGGAACCTGACTTGCACATCTATCCTAACTTGGCTTCCTTCTTCTACCGGACTCTCAAACCCGGAGTGCGGCCTCTGGATCCCGATCCCAATAttctcctctccccctctGACGGCAAGGTTCTCCAGTTTGGGCGCATCGAAGGTGGCGACATCGAACAGGTCAAGGGCATGACGTACAGCATCGACGCTTTGCTGGGGAAGTCGCGGCCGACATCGAGCGTGCGACATCATTCCTCGGATGAGAGACGCGATCGAGGCCACGAGAGTCAGCCACACAGCCACGCCAGTGAGATtgtcgagcaggaggaggagtttGCGCGTGTCAACGGCATCTCGTACACGCTCCCTGACCTCCTGACCGGGCCGAACAAGGACGATGTTCAGCAAGCCGCGATAGACGAGTCGACGGAAGTCTCGCAGCGAGCCATCTCCGAGGTTCGCGCGGACCTGGCTCTTGGGGAGAAGGCTTGGTACCATGTCCTATCCGAGAACAAGTCGACGTCGCTCTACTACGCCGTGGTGTATCTTGCCCCTGGCGACTATCACCGGTTCCACTCTCCGACGAATTGGGTGGtcgaacgacgacggcatttCGCCGGCGAGCTTTTCAGCGTTTCGCCCTATCTGCAGCGAACGCTACCTGCACTTTTCACGTTGAACGAGCGCGTCGTGCTCCTCGGTCGCTGGCGGTACGGCTTCTTCAGCTACATTCCCGTCGGCGCCACCAACGTCGGATCCATCAAGGTCAACTTCGATCGCGAGCTGCGGACCAACAGCTTGACGACGGACACGATGGCCGaccacgccgccgacgaagcggcaAAGCGCGGCGAACCCTACCACGGCTTTGTCGAGGCCACGTACGAAGGCGCGAGCGCCATCCTCAAGGGGCACGCGctgcgacgaggcgacgaaATGGGCGGCTTCCAGCTGGGAagcaccgtcgtcctcgtattcgaggcgccgccggagattggcgaggagggcaagGCCAAGACGGCATGGGAATGGTGTGTGGAGAAGGGGCAGAAGATAAAGATGGGCGAGGCCCTCGGCCGAATCATTCACAAATAA
- a CDS encoding ubiquitin carboxyl-terminal hydrolase 2, which translates to MSEGGWNTIESDAGVFTALIEELGVKSVQCEELFALDPSDLQALHPLYGVIFLFKYPTDRPYTMPDGPLDGSFDHGASGSIFFAAQTIQNACATQALLSVLMNKTTELDVGAHLKDFREFTMELPPEFRGEALSNSDLIREVHNSFARSVPFADETGRTGAPADAFHFIAYTHINGTLYELDGLQPAPITHGPCDADSFPAQLVAVLQRRISRYDATEIRFNLLAMCRDLRVRAHEIGDQEMLAREHIKRGDWFFENALRRHNFVGFAGEVLKGVMNDKLKQGGNEAVKKWVDESKSRASRETTELALRRKERDMGMN; encoded by the exons ATGAGTGAGGGGGGGTGGAATACGA TCGAGTCCGATGCA GGCGTCTTTACTGCCCTCATCGAAGAGCTCGGTGTCAAAAGCGTCCAGTGCGAAGAGCTCTTCGCCCTCGATCCCTCCGACCTGCAAGCACTCCATCCCTTGTATGGCGTCATCTTTCTCTTCAAATACCCCACAGATAGGCCGTACACGATGCCCGACGGGCCGCTCGACGGTAGCTTTGACCATGGCGCTTCCGGAAGcatcttcttcgccgcccaGACCATACAGAACGCCTGCGCAACCCAAGCGCTGCTGAGCGTGCTCATGAACAAGACGACTGAGCTGGATGTCGGTGCCCATCTGAAGGACTTCCGCGAGTTCACCATGGAGCTGCCGCCCGAATTCCGAGGGGAGGCCCTAAGCAACTCAGACCTGATCCGCGAGGTGCACAACAGCTTCGCCCGAAGCGTACCCTTTGCCGATGAGACGGGGAGGACGGGTGCGCCGGCGGATGCCTTTCACTTCATCGCGTACACGCACATCAACGGAACTCTCTATGAGTTGGACGGTCTGCAGCCGGCTCCCATCACTCACGGTCCGTGTGATGCCGACTCATTCCCCGCCCAGCTGGTGGCCGTGTTGCAGAGACGCATCTCTCGGTACGATGCGACCGAGATTCGCTTCAACCTGCTAGCCATGTGCCGCGATCTTCGCGTTCGGGCCCATGAGATTGGCGACCAAGAGATGCTGGCCCGAGAGCACATCAAGCGCGGGGACTGGTTCTTCGAAAACGCGCTCAGGAGACACAACTTTGTTGGCTTCGCTGGCGAGGTGCTGAAGGGAGTTATGAACGACAAGCTCAAGCAAGGCGGGAATGAAGCCGTCAAGAAGTGGGTTGACGAGAGCAAGAGCCGCGCCAGTAGAGAGACGACGGAGCTGGCTTTGCGGCGAAAGGAAAGGGACATGGGTATGAACTAG
- a CDS encoding G-protein coupled receptor, whose translation MSELTPAELEAIIVIERACSILSLLGSIFTIFTFCASSAFHKPINRLVFYASFGNMMTNVGTLMSRSYLMQVDSFGCQFQAFLIQLFMPADAFWTLAMAINVYLTFYYKFDAERLRKMELWYLISCYGIPFIPAFVYIFARKQDGRRIYGNARLWCWVSAEHDVLRIATFYGPVWAIILVTFFIYIRAGRTIYNKRQQLHDFHSSDADPLSTNGEAIVTLKRTEVTVISETAPEVSLHLEPMDRHDFFSENGTETNEAYSVQISADNNGFARDQFILPTQGHTIQQPMTMQAAPRRPSLARRRNHELNNAAWAYTKCAILFFTAILITWIPSSANRVYSVIHYKKTFIPLEFMSAFVLPLQGFWNATIYALTSWDACKTLFSRLSLKNQPSATEITGVGRGREASIDEYQRSGWNPSSTRGPGAFESESVKALAKGRTSSSGRSC comes from the exons ATGAGCGAACtcacgccggccgagctcgaagccatcatcgtcatcgagcGGGCATGTTCAATTCTCTCTCTCCTGGGCTCCATATTCACCATCTTCACATTTTGCGCCTCCAGCGCCTTCCACAAGCCCATCAACCGGCTCGTATTCTATGCATCGTTTGGAAACATGATGACCAATGTCGGCACCTTGATGTCTCGCTCCTATCTCATGCAAGTTGACTCATTTGGCTGTCAGTTCCAAGCTTTTTTGATACAACT GTTCATGCCTGCCGATGCGTTCTGGAcattggccatggccattAATGTTTACCTTACATTTTATTACAAGTTTGATGCCGAGCGCCTGCGCAAGATGGAGCTGTGGTATCTGATCAGCTGCTACGGCATTCCATTCATCCCTGCTTTTGTATACATATTCGCCAGGAAGCAGGATGGTCGTCGCATCTACGGAAATGCGAGACTGTGGTGCTGGGTCTCTGCCGAGCACGATGTTCTCCGCATCGCCACTTTCTATGGGCCGGTCTG GGCTATAATCCTCGTCACCTTCTTCATCTACATCCGAGCTGGCCGCACCATCTACAACAAGCGCCAACAGCTCCATGATTTCCACTCATCCGATGCTGATCCATTGTCTACCAATGGGGAAGCTATCGTCACCCTCAAGAGAACTGAGGTGACTGTCATTAGTGAAACTGCTCCCGAAGTTAGCCTCCACCTCGAACCGATGGACAGGCATGACTTTTTCTCCGAGAACGGAACTGAAACAAACGAGGCGTATTCTGTGCAGATCTCAGCAGATAACAACGGGTTCGCCCGTGACCAATTCATTCTCCCCACCCAGGGCCACACGATCCAGCAGCCGATGACCATGCAGGCggcgcctcgccggcctaGTCTTGCGCGTCGACGAAATCACGAACTGAACAACGCAGCCTGGGCCTACACCAAATGCGCGATTCTGTTTTTCACGGCCATTCTTATCACCTGGATACCGTCGAGCGCGAATCGAGTCTATTCAGTTATTCACTACAAGAAAACATTTATCCCACTCGAGTTTATGAGTGCCTTCGTGCTACCATTGCAGGGTTTCTGGAACGCAACCATATACGCACTCACATCTTGGGACGCGTGCAAAACCCTATTCAGTCGTTTGAGCCTGAAGAATCAGCCAAGTGCAACAGAAATTACAGGAGTTGGGAGGGGGAGAGAAGCATCTATCGACGAATACCAACGCAGCGGCTGGAATCCGTCTTCAACCAGGGGGCCTGGAGCGTTTGAATCAGAGAGTGTGAAGGCCCTGGCCAAGGGTCGAACGAGCTCTTCTGGGCGAAGCTGTTGA
- a CDS encoding sister chromatid cohesion protein Eso1 — translation MMPYSISGRTSPPQSTLGRRSRFTYRQLAQLSSHNTSNPLRVIAHIYLDAFYAQCEMVRLGVPEDRPLAVQQWQGLIAVNYAARKYGIGRHCTVTEAKKLCPDLIAQHVPTWREGDEKWAYRDDAAANIASDKVSLDPYRLQSREILAVIKGALPPDLQRVEKAGIDEVFLDLSAHVHSVLLERFPELSSAQSCGNDPTELLPLPSISALDWQADALVDLDEEEECQDPDWDDVAILVGSEIVRAVRTQVRKKLGYTCSGGIANNKMLSKLGSGFKKPNCQTVIRNRAIHSFLADFKLTKIRNLGGKLGDQVVSTFHTDSVKELLQVPLDQMMAQMMAEDTGLWLYNTIRGIDTSEVNLRTRIKSMLSAKSFRPSINTPDQAFRWLRIFVADIYARLVEEGVLDNKRRPRTVTLHHRAAGQTRSRQGPIPLAKTLDENVLLHLAEDLLRQVISGGRVWPCAHLSLSVGGIEDGIQGNRAIGDFLVKGSAETDVRQATGSGSRPAPCDTMNKKAPVENGGIHRFFGKAAAPLDKAVVAGGPSASTAGGEAALDSPCGSTSKAQFRPLSPSEAHTQDPTSTRGFVCSRCKAEFDDTRSLQSHEDWHMAMDLQDEESGGHSSATSAPTTKFPTSKVAVGTSRRSRSRKLEQGQKKLKFG, via the exons ATGATGCCCTATTCCATCAGCGGTCGCACGTCTCCGCCGCAATCTACGTTGGGAAGGCGATCACGATTCACTTACCGCCAGCTCGCTCAACTTTCCTCGCATAACACGTCCAATCCGCTTCGCGTCATCGCTCACATCTATCTCGATGCATTCTACGCGCAGTGCGAGATGGTGCGCCTCGGCGTTCCCGAGGACAGACCCCTTGCTGTCCAGCAGTG GCAGGGCCTTATTGCAGTCAACTACGCGGCTCGCAAATATGGTATCGGCCGCCACTGCACCGTTACGGAGGCCAAGAAGCTGTGCCCCGATTTGATTGCCCAACATGTGCCCACGTGGCGAGAGGGAGACGAAAAGTGGGCGTATCGCGACGATGCTGCGGCCAACATTGCATCGGACAAGGTCTCTCTAGACCCTTACAGGCTCCAGTCGAGAGAGATTCTAGCCGTCATCAAGGGCGCCCTCCCTCCCGATCTGCAACGGGTGGAaaaggccggcatcgacgaggtcTTTCTCGACCTCTCGGCTCACGTGCACTCCGTCCTGCTGGAAAGGTTCCCGGAGCTCTCCAGTGCACAATCTTGCGGTAATGACCCGACGGAGTTGCTACCCCTGCCATCGATTTCAGCACTGGACTGGCAGGCCGATGCCCTGGTGGAtctcgacgaagaagaggaatGCCAAGATCCCGACTGGGATGACGTTGCCATTCTCGTTGGGTCCGAAATCGTCCGCGCCGTCCGCACGCAGGTTCGCAAGAAACTAGGCTACACATGCTCAGGGGGAATAGCGAACAACAAAATGCTGAGCAAGTTGGGCTCTGGCTTCAAGAAGCCCAACTGTCAGACGGTGATTCGGAATCGCGCAATCCACTCATTCCTCGCCGACTTTAAGCTGACAAAGATTCGAAACTTGGGAGGCAAACTCGGCGACCAAGTGGTCTCCACGTTTCATACAGATAGCGTCAAGGAGCTCCTGCAGGTGCCACTTGACCAGATGATGGCGCAGATGATGGCCGAAGATACGGGGCTTTGGTTGTACAACACCATCCGAGGTATCGATACGAGCGAAGTGAATCTGCGTACCCGGATCAAGTCTATGCTCTCGGCCAAGTCCTTCCGGCCGAGCATCAACACCCCCGACCAAGCGTTCCGGTGGCTCAGGATCTTTGTCGCCGACATATATGCACGCCTGGTGGAGGAGGGCGTCCTGGACAACAAGCGACGACCTCGCACGGTCACTCTGCATCACCGAGCCGCCGGCCAGACGCGCAGCCGTCAAGGTCCAATCCCGCTGGCCAAGACGCTCGACGAGAATGTTTTGCTCCATTTGGCCGAGGACCTTCTCCGCCAAGTCATTTCCGGCGGTAGAGTCTGGCCATGCGCTCATCTGAGTCTCAGCGTGGGTGGCATTGAGGATGGAATTCAGGGGAACAGGGCCATCGGCGACTTTCTCGTCAAGGGTAGCGCGGAGACGGACGTTCGGCAAGCGACTGGCTCGGGCAGCAGACCTGCCCCCTGTGATACGATGAACAAGAAGGCTCCGGTTGAAAATGGCGGGATACATCGATTCTTCGGCAAGGCAGCGGCCCCCCTGGACAAGGCTGTGGTAGCCGGCGGGCCAAGCGCAAGCacggcaggcggcgaggcagccCTTGATAGCCCTTGCGGATCAACGTCGAAGGCGCAGTTTCGGCCACTCTCGCCCAGCGAAGCGCATACGCAGGATCCAACAAGCACCCGCGGCTTTGTTTGTTCGAGATGCAAAGCGGAATTCGACGACACGAGGTCGCTGCAGAGCCATGAGGACTGGCACATGGCCATGGACCTCCAGGACGAGGAAAGTGGCGGGCATTCGTCCGCCACAAGCGCGCCTACGACGAAATTTCCCACCTCGAAGGTGGCGGTTGGCACATCGAGacgcagccgcagcagaaAGCTCGAGCAGGGACAGAAGAAGCTCAAGTTTGGATGA